The nucleotide window TATGCCGATCGCGCCGCAAGCAGACGCCTTGACACTGCGCGGCCGGCTCGTGCATCTGGTGGACGACCCTGCCGGCTGGCGGTATCGATTGGTCGATGCGAAGCCGCTCGATCTTGTCGAGACGCCGTCGCCACGAACGTTCAGCCGGCGCGCGTTTCTGACATCCGGTGCGGCGCTCGGATTGACGGCTTGTGCGCCCGGCCGTTTCGGTGGCTACACCGAGGCGCACGACGGCGCCGCGGCGCCGACATGGCAGCCGCCCGCGGGCACGCTCACCATCGACATGCACAGCCACGGCGGCCGCGTGATCGTGTCGCGCAATCCAGCGATCGGCGCGCATCGTCCGTTCATTCCGCTTGCCGCGCCGATGCGCGCCGGCGGCATGAACGTCATTTGCCTTGCGATCGTCACCGATACGACCGTCACGCGTGTTGCCGACAACCGTAAGCGTTTCGAAGCCTGGCGCGATCCGCAGCCCGGCGAACTCTATGCGCTCGGTCAGACCGAATTCCAGCGAGCCCGCGAGCTGATCGAACGTCAGCAGATGCAACTGGTCACGAACACGGCGTCGCTGACGGCTTCCGGTCCGCTCGGGCCGTGCGCGATCATCTCCGCCGAAGGCGCCGATTTTCTCGAAGGCCAGGTGGATCGGGTCGATGAGGCGTACACGCAGCACCGGTTGCGGCACCTGCAACTGACGCACTACCGCGTGAACGAACTCGGCGATATCCAGACCGAGCCGCCGGTGCACGGCGGCCTGACCGATACCGGCGTACAGGTGATACGCCGTTGCAATGCATTGGGGATCGTCGTCGATGTCGCGCACGGCACGTACGATCTGGTCAAGCGCGCGGCCGACACGTCGACCAAACCGCTCGTGCTGTCACATAGCGCGTTGGCCACGCATCCGGGCGCGCGAAGCCGGCTCATCACGGCGGACCATGCGCGCGCGATCGCGGCCACGGGTGG belongs to Paraburkholderia aromaticivorans and includes:
- a CDS encoding dipeptidase, whose translation is MNIDWPTIRNCDADARHGATIELSGWMIPLDPQADSVDYFLLSADEPCCGGCVPRNPLTSIEVHAAMPIAPQADALTLRGRLVHLVDDPAGWRYRLVDAKPLDLVETPSPRTFSRRAFLTSGAALGLTACAPGRFGGYTEAHDGAAAPTWQPPAGTLTIDMHSHGGRVIVSRNPAIGAHRPFIPLAAPMRAGGMNVICLAIVTDTTVTRVADNRKRFEAWRDPQPGELYALGQTEFQRARELIERQQMQLVTNTASLTASGPLGPCAIISAEGADFLEGQVDRVDEAYTQHRLRHLQLTHYRVNELGDIQTEPPVHGGLTDTGVQVIRRCNALGIVVDVAHGTYDLVKRAADTSTKPLVLSHSALATHPGARSRLITADHARAIAATGGVIGVWPSSGTFKDLHAMAEGVKRVADVVGVEHVGLGTDMLGFISPPVFRSYEQLPDLASALLLAGFSPEEVGAILGGNYRRVFQASVG